One region of Rana temporaria chromosome 9, aRanTem1.1, whole genome shotgun sequence genomic DNA includes:
- the LOC120914565 gene encoding meiosis-specific nuclear structural protein 1-like, translated as MNRTTTRGVTSKPTKNNSGNSSIQQYMTQEGSLKSPGLAKKIDKKKNESKKGVSSMESSKGEITIESEQELHNLEEQVQDMQPPTKAEMNTMLLRMENVIRTEINKVRTDLGGLRERVEETEKKIEEQDQEINYLKKQVRALSDSQRLAAYRIEDQENRNRRQNLRIRAIVEEKEEDLRTIMNTIFNPLLERPVQSKPLKIERVHRVGNPQQIERYGPRDVIVRFRNYVDKAEIWGRLRGKSLRYRDIELQIFSDLSKETLARRRHLKPLLDLMRAHNIKYQWGFPACLIGIKGNPALPLILVAAPVCPRYSGNRVEKKRYLRRLQDEEQERQMEDAIQHAEETKRLKELQLEQEERMATELARIKQEKLKDEKLRQQIRENSLELRELEQKLKSAYLTRERAAQVAEKEVVKYEKIKRESEIARKMKEEHERASEEELAKETRRYHEKLHYQKELETQLEEKEIKRQEAYQEFLREKILVDEIVRKIYEEDQTERQLKLEKTTATKRYIEEFKEQQKTWRKLEKEKMEAENLRIRSFANMQQRREEDRMVQIREREEKKKAIQDSLVEHIHREQQQRDELDQMREELYLEEQAEQARQREIEELEKKIRQRLELQRTFEEQMAFKQIVQQAAKEEEEAFRQAMLAKFAEDDRIEQMNAQKRRMKQLEHKRAVEKLLEDRHQQFIADKERELLEREEEEKREAFRRAIIEEERQKLLKQHATQLLGYLPKVIFKGEEDLNMFDEEFRKTFQKRSADMFSDDGWGS; from the exons ATGAATAGAACAACAACGAGGGGTGTTACCTCAAAACCAACTAAAAACAACTCAGGGAACAGTTctatacagcaatatatgacgcAGGAAGGGAGTCTCAAAAGCCCAGGGCTTGCAAAAAAGATTGATAAAAAGAAGAACGAAAGCAAAAAAGGAGTAAGTAGCATGGAAAGCTCTAAAGGTGAAATAACAATAGAAAGTGAGCAAGAGCTCCACAATTTGGAAGAGCAAGTCCAAGACATGCAACCGcctacaaaggcagagatgaacaCAATGCTGCTGAGGATGGAAAATGTTATCAGGACAGAAATTAATAAAGTAAGAACGGATCTTGGCGGGCTCCGCGAAAGAGTGGAagagactgagaaaaaaatagaggaACAGGATCAGGAAATAAATTACCTAAAAAAACAAGTAAGGGCGCTGAGCGACAGCCAAAGATTGGCGGCATATaggatagaggaccaggagaatcgcaacaggcgacagaacctgaGAATTAGAGCGATAGTAGAAGAAAAGGAGGAAGACCTGAGAACTATCATGAACACAATATTCAACCCTCTGCTTGAGAGGCCTGTACAATCAAAGCCCCTTAAGATAGAGAGAGTCCATCGAGTAGGGAACCCCCAACAGATAGAGAGGTACGGCCCAAGGGATGTTATCGTGCGATTCAGGAATTATGtcgataaagcagaaatctggggAAGACTCAGGGGGAAATCCCTGAGATATAGAGACATTGAGCTACAAATATTCTCCGATTTGTCCAAAGAAACGTTGGCAAGAAGAAGACATTTGAAACCCCTCTTAGACTTAATGCGGGCACATAATATAAaatatcaatgggggttcccggcttGCCTCATAGGCATAAAGGGCA ACCCCGCGCTTCCCCTGATCCTGGTTGCCGCTCCTGTTTGCCCGCGTTACTCCGGTAACCGTGTGGAGAAGAAGCGCTATCTTAGAAgactgcaagatgaagaacaggAGAGACAAATGGAAGATGCCATTCAGCATGCAGAGGAAACGAAAAGACTAAAGGAATTACAGTTGGAACAGGAAGAAAGAATGGCGACAGAACTGGCTAGGATCAAACAAGAAAAACTGAAAGATGAAAAACTGAGGCAACAAATCCGAGAGAACAGCCTGGAGCTCCGAGAATTAGAGCAAAAGCTGAAGTCTGCCTATCTAACCAGAGAGCGGGCTGCACAAGTAGCAGAAAAAGAGGTTGTTAAATATGAGAAAATTAAACGTGAATCTGAAATAGCTCGCAAAATGAAGGAGGAACATGAAAGGGCTTCAGAGGAGGAACTGGCTAAAGAGACCCGGCGCTATCATGAGAAGCTGCATTACCAGAAGGAGCTGGAAACGCAGCTGGAAGAAAAGGAGATAAAGAGGCAGGAAGCTTATCAGGAGTTCCTGAGGGAGAAAATCCTGGTAGATGAAATTGTAAGGAAGATTTATGAAGAAGATCAGACGGAAAGACAGTTAAAGCTGGAAAAAACGACTGCTACGAAGAGATACATCGAAGAATTCAAGGAACAGCAGAAGACTTGGAGGAAATTGGAAAAAGAGAAAATGGAGGCAGAAAATCTGAGAATTCGGTCGTTTGCAAATATGCagcagagaagagaagaagaccgcaTGGTCCAAATCAGGGagcgggaggagaagaagaaagctATCCAGGACTCGCTTGTGGAGCATATTCATAGAGAACAACAGCAGAGAGATGAACTCGACCAAATGCGAGAAGAGTTATACCTGGAAGAACAAGCCGAGCAGGCCAGACAGCGTGAAATTGAAGAGTTGGAAAAGAAAATTCGCCAGCGTCTTGAGTTGCAGCGAACATTTGAAGAACAAATGGCTTTTAAGCAAATTGTTCAACAAGCAgcaaaagaggaagaggaggcttTCAGACAGGCAATGCTTGCAAAGTTTGCTGAAGATGACAGGATTGAGCAGATGAAcgctcagaagaggaggatgaaACAATTGGAACACAAAAGAGCAGTGGAGAAACTGCTTGAGGATCGGCACCAACAGTTCATTGCCGATAAGGAACGTGAGCTCCtggaaagagaggaggaag